A DNA window from Paramormyrops kingsleyae isolate MSU_618 chromosome 10, PKINGS_0.4, whole genome shotgun sequence contains the following coding sequences:
- the LOC111843736 gene encoding syntaxin-5-like: protein MITHRRHGPNTSEQGVYLGASHTKLQLIHLQDTPTLATAPLPNTSTMSCRDRTQEFLSACKSLQGRQNGIQTNKPALNVIKQRSDFTLMAKRIGKDLSNTFAKLEKLTILAKRKSLFDDKAVEIEELTYIIKQDINSLNKQIAQLQQLGLSRTGQEGKHVQTHSNSIVVSLQSKLASMSNDFKSVLEVRTENLKQQRSRREQFSQAPLSASAVHAASFKSSVLMQDESRRSNEVSIDMDPRASQQLQLIDEQESYIQSRADTMQNIESTIVELGSIFQQLAHMVKEQEEMVQRIDANVEDSQLNVEAAHAEILKYFQSVSSNRWLLIKIFFILMVFFIVFVVFFA, encoded by the exons ATGATCACACATCGCCGCCACGGTCCTAATACCAGTGAGCAGGGGGTGTATCTTGGGGCCTCCCACACAAAGTTGCAGCTGATCCATCTGCAAGACACACCCACCCTGGCCACCGCCCCACTGCCGAACACCAGCACCATGTCTTGCCGGGATAGGACTCAAGAGTTCCTCTCTGCATGCAAGTCCCTGCAGGGTCGACAG AATGGGATCCAGACAAATAAGCCAGCTCTCAATGTCATCAAGCAACGCAGTGACTTCACACTGATGGCTAA GAGAATTGGAAAAGACTTGAGTAACACTTTTGCCAAACTGGAAAAGCTTACTATAC TTGCCAAAAGGAAATCTTTGTTTGATGACAAAGCTGTGGAGATTGAGGAGTTAACATATATCATTAAACAG GATATCAACAGCTTAAATAAGCAGATAGCACAGCTGCAGCAGTTGGGGCTGTCTCGGACCGGCCAGGAAGGCAAGCACGTGCAGACGCATTCCAACAGCATTGTCGTATCATTGCAG TCAAAGCTTGCGTCTATGTCGAACGACTTTAAATCAGTACTGGAAGTCAGAACAGAG AACCTGAAGCAGCAGCGCAGCAGGAGGGAGCAGTTCTCTCAGGCTCCCCTCTCTGCTTCCGCTGTACATGCTGCCAGCTTCA AGAGTTCAGTGTTGATGCAGGATGAATCGAGAAGATCGAATGAGGTCTCCATAGACATGGACCCCCGTGCCAGTCAGCAGCTTCAGCTCATAGATGAACAG GAGTCGTATATCCAGAGCCGAGCTGACACCATGCAGAACATCGAGTCCACCATTGTGGAACTGGGCTCCATCTTCCAGCAGCTGGCACACATGGTCAAGGAGCAGGAGGAGATGGTGCAGAG AATTGATGCTAATGTAGAAGACAGTCAGCTCAACGTGGAGGCTGCCCACGCAGAGATCCTTAAGTACTTCCAGTCCGTCTCCTCCAACCGCTGGCTGCTGATCAAGATTTTCTTCATCCTGATGGTGTTCTTTATTGTCTTTGTCGTCTTCTTCGCCTGA